Proteins encoded within one genomic window of Nonomuraea gerenzanensis:
- a CDS encoding nSTAND1 domain-containing NTPase translates to MDPLAGPVERLAWELRRLRDEAGRPSYRVLAERAHFSRSTLAEAATGTRLPTLEATLAYAVACGGDPAEWERKWQLAAAELERSQRRCPYPGLLPLDVDAADLFFGRDDLLEVLLKAVQQGPLTVVRGATGSGKSSLLRAGLAARLTAEGTTVTLLTPGAHPLSRLYASGTDSADAGASDADGTAADGTNASDADASTADASTAKTSTAKTSTAKTSTAKTSTADRADANGAEVVIIDQFEETFTLCTDERERAAFLDALSDLVSRQDGPVLVIGIRTDFYDRCASHPGLAAALLDSLHLPVGPMSEQDLRAIITEPAARAGLSVDPDLVVTVVAEAAEQKGALPMVAHALRETWSRQRGDTLTLADYRAVGGVSGAIARTAEHLYADLEADQQQLLRAVLLRLVASGSGSSDTRRGLDRDELAGIGPAGELDAVLDRLAAARLVVVDQDLVDIAHEALLTGWPRLREWLTADRETLLRHQRLTSDAAEWDRNGRGEDYLYRGTRLAQWDGEASFVPLNELERTFLAACRSSAAERDRARRRTRLAFGGLPVAAVVVIVLAALVLVQVNDRDVERDRATSVRLAAEARRQLQQDPELALLLAIEAYEVEPTSEADLVLRQATADSRLRGSTPVGLRRVTGTTATPDGRKIAIWGAGAGPSSLEIWSLDGAAPRRAGHPLQPDRTDGILSAAFSADGRQLVTGDAGGELVLWDLASSGPPVVLGTVDGSVQGVSIRRDGTVASAHSDGVRIWKPGRAEPVKLSVPGGAVRSVAFSPSGRLLATGGNGSPLRLWDMTRDRPVLQRAATRGQPEQTVISPGGPWVATVEGDVPQVWDATEEPAGDWIPQVELAGHDPELNGVVFAADGDRLATFGADGVIRVWTTGSDADPLVLRSPKGNPRGAAFTPDGKSLVSVDVDGSLRTWDVTAGDPAPSRGRPLALSADTSTVAVSAGATSLLTPGDVRIKTWRGATQAEVSGPRDAGYLVALSPDGRRMAGVGRAGTLSLWDLTTAGPPVTTPAPLRGIPISLVFSADGKRIVAGAHGTEPQAWQVSPSGGLTALTGWQTPPTGRADGDVALSSDGTRLADARDDHTVVVWDLTGESEPKILRGHAEDITGLAFSPDGLRLAAAAADGAIRLWDLDGRGEPAGVLYGAENTVRRVHFSPDGTWLVTNEPAGHLRLWRAAGGGEPLELTGWGASGGLVAFSPDGTRIVRGLSPQIWLGRSLITGLGGSLVQSRPCEVCGPSGTVLELARSRRTRELTAEERRSHLGPNS, encoded by the coding sequence GTGGATCCGTTGGCCGGTCCGGTCGAAAGGCTTGCCTGGGAATTGCGTCGGCTCAGGGATGAGGCCGGGCGGCCGAGCTACCGCGTACTGGCGGAACGCGCGCATTTCTCGCGGAGCACCCTCGCCGAGGCGGCCACCGGGACGCGGCTGCCGACGCTTGAGGCGACACTGGCGTACGCCGTCGCCTGCGGTGGCGATCCCGCCGAATGGGAGCGGAAGTGGCAGCTGGCCGCGGCCGAGCTGGAACGATCGCAGCGCCGTTGTCCCTATCCCGGTCTGCTTCCGCTGGATGTCGATGCCGCCGACCTGTTCTTCGGCCGGGACGATCTGCTTGAGGTGCTGCTGAAGGCCGTGCAGCAGGGGCCGCTGACGGTGGTTCGCGGGGCCACCGGCAGTGGCAAGTCCTCGTTGCTGCGGGCCGGGCTGGCCGCGCGGCTGACCGCAGAAGGAACCACCGTCACGCTGCTCACTCCGGGCGCGCACCCGCTGTCCCGGTTATACGCCTCAGGCACGGACAGCGCCGACGCCGGTGCCTCCGACGCGGACGGCACCGCCGCGGACGGCACAAACGCCTCTGACGCGGACGCCTCCACCGCGGACGCCTCCACCGCGAAGACCTCCACCGCGAAGACCTCCACCGCGAAGACCTCCACCGCGAAGACCTCCACCGCGGACCGCGCCGACGCGAACGGCGCCGAGGTGGTGATCATCGACCAGTTCGAGGAGACGTTCACACTCTGCACCGACGAGCGGGAACGCGCAGCCTTCCTCGACGCGCTGAGCGACCTCGTCAGCCGTCAGGACGGCCCAGTCCTGGTGATCGGAATCCGCACCGACTTCTACGACCGCTGCGCCTCACACCCCGGCCTGGCCGCAGCCCTCCTCGACAGCCTGCACCTACCGGTCGGCCCCATGTCCGAGCAGGACCTGCGCGCCATCATCACCGAACCCGCCGCCAGGGCAGGGCTGAGCGTGGACCCGGATCTGGTGGTCACCGTGGTGGCCGAGGCCGCCGAGCAGAAGGGCGCGCTCCCGATGGTCGCGCACGCGCTGCGCGAAACGTGGAGCAGGCAGCGGGGAGACACGCTGACGCTGGCGGACTACCGGGCCGTGGGCGGCGTGTCCGGCGCGATCGCGCGGACGGCCGAGCACCTGTACGCCGATCTGGAGGCCGACCAGCAGCAGTTGCTCCGCGCCGTGCTGCTGCGGCTCGTCGCCTCGGGCTCGGGCAGCTCCGACACCCGTCGCGGGCTCGACCGGGACGAGCTCGCCGGCATCGGGCCCGCCGGCGAGCTGGACGCGGTCCTCGACCGGCTCGCCGCCGCCAGGCTCGTCGTCGTGGACCAGGACCTGGTGGACATCGCGCACGAAGCGCTGCTCACCGGCTGGCCCCGGCTGCGGGAATGGCTCACCGCCGACCGTGAGACCCTGCTGCGGCACCAGCGGCTCACGTCCGACGCGGCCGAGTGGGACCGCAACGGGCGCGGCGAGGACTACCTGTACCGCGGCACCCGCCTCGCCCAGTGGGACGGCGAGGCGAGCTTCGTGCCGCTGAACGAGCTGGAGCGCACCTTCCTGGCGGCCTGCCGTTCGAGCGCCGCCGAGCGCGACCGGGCCCGCCGCCGGACCCGGCTCGCCTTCGGCGGGCTGCCGGTCGCCGCCGTCGTGGTCATCGTGCTGGCCGCGCTCGTCCTGGTCCAGGTCAACGACAGGGACGTGGAACGCGACCGCGCCACCTCCGTACGGCTGGCCGCCGAAGCGCGCCGCCAGCTCCAGCAGGATCCGGAGCTGGCGTTGCTGCTGGCGATCGAGGCGTACGAGGTGGAGCCCACCTCGGAGGCCGACCTGGTGCTCCGCCAGGCCACCGCGGACTCCCGGCTGCGCGGCTCCACCCCCGTCGGCCTGCGCAGGGTCACAGGGACGACGGCCACCCCGGACGGCCGGAAGATCGCGATCTGGGGCGCCGGCGCGGGCCCGTCCAGCCTGGAGATCTGGAGCCTGGACGGTGCCGCACCGCGCCGGGCCGGCCATCCGCTCCAGCCGGATCGGACGGACGGCATCCTGAGCGCCGCGTTCAGCGCGGACGGCCGGCAGCTCGTCACCGGAGACGCCGGAGGCGAGCTGGTGCTGTGGGACCTGGCGTCCAGCGGTCCGCCCGTGGTTCTGGGGACCGTTGACGGCAGCGTCCAAGGCGTCAGCATCAGGCGCGACGGTACGGTGGCGAGCGCGCACAGCGACGGCGTGCGCATCTGGAAGCCGGGACGCGCCGAGCCCGTCAAGCTCAGCGTCCCCGGCGGCGCAGTCAGGAGCGTCGCGTTCAGCCCCAGCGGCCGGCTGCTCGCCACCGGGGGCAACGGATCGCCGCTGCGACTGTGGGACATGACCCGCGACCGGCCCGTTCTGCAGCGCGCGGCCACCCGAGGCCAGCCGGAGCAGACGGTCATCAGCCCTGGTGGACCGTGGGTCGCGACCGTCGAAGGCGACGTTCCCCAGGTCTGGGACGCGACGGAGGAGCCGGCCGGCGACTGGATCCCGCAGGTCGAGCTGGCCGGCCACGACCCGGAGCTGAACGGCGTGGTGTTCGCCGCGGACGGGGACCGGCTGGCGACGTTCGGCGCCGACGGTGTGATCCGCGTCTGGACGACGGGCAGCGACGCCGACCCCCTGGTGTTGCGCAGCCCGAAGGGGAATCCGCGCGGGGCGGCGTTCACCCCGGACGGGAAATCGCTGGTCAGCGTCGATGTTGACGGCTCCCTGCGGACGTGGGACGTCACGGCGGGCGACCCGGCGCCGAGCCGGGGCAGGCCCCTGGCGCTCAGCGCCGACACGAGCACGGTGGCGGTCAGCGCGGGGGCGACTTCACTCCTCACCCCAGGGGACGTCCGGATCAAGACCTGGCGCGGCGCGACCCAGGCCGAGGTGAGCGGCCCGCGCGACGCCGGCTACCTCGTCGCGCTGAGCCCTGACGGCCGGCGGATGGCGGGCGTCGGCCGGGCCGGCACCCTCAGCCTGTGGGACCTCACCACCGCCGGTCCGCCGGTCACCACGCCCGCGCCCTTGCGTGGCATCCCGATCAGCCTGGTGTTCAGCGCCGACGGGAAGCGGATCGTCGCGGGCGCCCACGGCACAGAGCCGCAGGCGTGGCAGGTCTCCCCGTCCGGCGGGTTGACAGCGCTCACCGGCTGGCAGACCCCGCCCACCGGCCGCGCCGACGGCGACGTGGCACTCAGCTCGGACGGTACGAGACTGGCCGACGCCCGGGACGACCACACCGTCGTCGTCTGGGACCTGACCGGCGAGAGCGAGCCGAAGATCCTGCGCGGCCATGCGGAGGACATCACGGGCCTCGCCTTCAGCCCGGACGGACTGCGCCTGGCCGCCGCCGCCGCGGACGGCGCGATCCGGCTCTGGGACCTCGACGGCCGGGGCGAGCCCGCCGGCGTGCTGTACGGCGCCGAGAACACCGTACGCAGAGTGCATTTCAGCCCCGACGGCACCTGGCTGGTCACCAACGAACCCGCGGGTCACCTGCGGCTCTGGCGGGCGGCGGGCGGCGGCGAACCGCTGGAGCTGACCGGCTGGGGCGCGAGCGGCGGTCTCGTGGCGTTCAGCCCCGACGGTACGCGGATCGTCCGGGGGCTGAGCCCGCAGATCTGGCTCGGTCGTTCCCTGATCACCGGTCTGGGCGGCAGCCTCGTCCAGAGCCGCCCCTGCGAGGTGTGCGGCCCGTCCGGAACGGTGCTCGAACTGGCCAGATCACGCCGCACCCGCGAGCTGACCGCGGAAGAACGCCGCAGCCACCTCGGCCCGAACTCCTGA
- the sepX gene encoding divisome protein SepX/GlpR has protein sequence MSSVLLYLAIVVMWLCVLIPMWLRKDKQNLAELAELEEYYTGEHQLPDLDNLAPPDADEDDETPPVEVEKVDVRQFRLRRRAIIVARRRRLLFFTALLVLASVVTAAVKVIPWWGVAPSVVVMLAYMTFLRIAVQVDRERRERALQARAERLRRLREQRRAAAEAEAEVIDLTTMHTDVLFDQYAEPPRRAVGD, from the coding sequence GTGAGCAGCGTCCTCCTCTACTTGGCCATCGTGGTGATGTGGCTGTGCGTCCTCATCCCGATGTGGCTGCGCAAGGACAAGCAGAACCTCGCCGAGCTGGCCGAGCTCGAAGAGTATTACACCGGCGAGCACCAGCTCCCCGACCTCGACAACCTCGCCCCGCCCGATGCGGACGAGGACGACGAGACGCCTCCGGTGGAGGTCGAGAAGGTCGACGTCCGCCAGTTCCGCCTCCGGCGCCGCGCCATCATCGTCGCCCGCCGCCGGCGCCTGCTCTTCTTCACCGCCCTGCTGGTGCTGGCCTCCGTCGTGACGGCCGCGGTGAAGGTGATCCCGTGGTGGGGGGTGGCGCCGTCCGTGGTCGTCATGCTGGCGTACATGACGTTTCTTCGCATCGCCGTACAGGTGGACAGGGAACGCCGCGAACGCGCCCTCCAGGCGCGTGCTGAGCGCCTGCGGCGCCTGCGTGAGCAGCGGCGGGCCGCCGCCGAGGCGGAGGCTGAGGTCATCGATCTCACGACGATGCACACGGACGTTCTGTTCGATCAGTACGCCGAGCCGCCCAGGCGGGCGGTGGGGGACTGA
- a CDS encoding RNA polymerase sigma factor — protein sequence MPNPHERFTALYSTYQARVYGYAASRAGHQLAEEVVSETFLVAWRRLDSIPDHAPLPWLLRVARNILRDNFRQATRRESLEAELRTWIEEAATDVGEHATERVAVLRALAGLSEADKEILTLTTWHGLSTTEAAEVLGCTKAAFFVRLHRARRRLQSALEAPSTTTSRTPVTVPGRKLR from the coding sequence TTGCCCAACCCCCATGAGCGCTTCACCGCGCTCTACAGCACCTACCAAGCGCGGGTGTACGGCTATGCGGCAAGTCGCGCCGGACATCAACTCGCGGAGGAAGTGGTCAGCGAGACTTTCCTGGTGGCCTGGCGTCGTCTGGACAGCATCCCCGACCACGCGCCGTTGCCATGGCTGCTCCGCGTCGCTCGCAACATCCTGCGCGACAACTTCCGGCAGGCCACACGGCGCGAATCTCTGGAAGCCGAACTGCGAACGTGGATCGAAGAAGCGGCCACCGACGTGGGCGAACACGCCACCGAGCGCGTCGCCGTGCTCCGCGCCCTGGCCGGCCTATCGGAGGCCGACAAAGAGATCCTGACTCTGACCACCTGGCATGGCCTCTCCACCACGGAAGCGGCCGAGGTGCTCGGCTGCACCAAGGCCGCCTTCTTCGTCCGCTTGCATCGAGCGCGCCGCCGACTGCAGTCGGCGCTCGAAGCCCCTTCTACCACCACATCCCGAACGCCCGTGACCGTTCCAGGAAGGAAACTCCGATGA
- a CDS encoding AfsR/SARP family transcriptional regulator yields the protein MGLRVKILGPLELTADGEVLPLTGTRRIGLLTRLALSAGRVVTAEQLLTDVWGESRAATAPKQLHIVVSKLRELLAPRALDELIVTAPGGYCLDVPPDHVDAHLFMRLVREARTVHARGEITTADRSFRQALALWRGEALAGMSAEWAQIEATRLTEERLTALEDHVDLRMAAGDHHAVIADLTVHIEAHPLRERPHAQLMLALYRAGRSSEALALYQETRHVMIRELGIEPSAELRRLQQAVLARDPVLDLTAPAQDAALGDTVAPAELPADTRAFTAREVELAWLDKALTTSEPGTPAIVAIGGAGGIGKSALAVHLAHAVADRYADGVLYLDLHGATDGLRPLSPLEALGRLLRSLGLDGSAVPTTVDEAAARYRSLTSARHVLLILDNALDTRQVRPLIPAGSGCAVVITSRQMLTSLDGASHLNLPGLDPSESTALLARIAGPGRVHAEPEAAGRIVRLCGGLPLALRIAAARLAARPDWTLSYLADRLADATRRLDTLEHADLAVRAGIAVSLQHLQEEPAGQDAAHLFALLGLLDTPTHTPAATAALADRPEYTVADALDRLLDARLLESAGPGRYRMHDLVRLYAREQADDIVQEHDRTAATHRALHHYLATARAASLLLDPTSPIVRDLRADQPGLRLDTPQEAIDWIELERDNLIAVARQATGRLDDPGTVEGLAAALNRPFSHRGWLAELTEIHHHALHVAARTGDWAAQARGHNHLGLIHKNQGRFEPAVEHFERALTCWDRANLPLRKAGTLHNLGTTYGKLGRFDDALATQDEATAAATASGLRDYQAMILNGRAAVLISMGRLDEAIDASRRSLEIWAEFDNPYGEGTATDTLADACRRAGRLVEAEAGYRRAVHLHHQAGARAMEAATLWGLGDTLRDLGRRDEARQCWHRSAQILCDVHLLTEEELEVLLAQDLPQAPDPVRHLSAGAR from the coding sequence ATGGGACTGCGAGTCAAGATCTTGGGCCCGTTGGAGCTGACGGCGGACGGCGAGGTGCTGCCGCTGACCGGCACCCGGCGGATCGGCCTGCTGACCCGGCTGGCACTGAGCGCCGGCCGGGTGGTCACCGCTGAGCAGCTCCTCACCGATGTGTGGGGCGAGAGCCGGGCGGCGACGGCGCCGAAGCAGCTGCACATCGTGGTGTCGAAGCTGCGCGAGCTGCTCGCGCCCCGGGCGCTCGACGAGCTCATCGTGACCGCGCCGGGCGGATACTGCCTGGACGTGCCACCTGATCACGTCGATGCGCACCTGTTCATGAGACTGGTACGCGAAGCGCGTACCGTCCACGCCAGGGGAGAGATCACCACGGCCGACAGGTCGTTCCGGCAGGCTCTGGCCCTGTGGCGGGGAGAGGCCCTGGCAGGTATGTCGGCGGAGTGGGCCCAGATCGAGGCCACCCGGCTGACGGAGGAGCGGCTCACCGCGCTGGAGGATCACGTCGACCTGCGGATGGCGGCGGGCGATCACCATGCGGTGATAGCGGATCTGACCGTCCACATCGAGGCGCACCCGCTGCGGGAGCGGCCGCACGCACAGCTGATGCTGGCGCTGTATCGCGCTGGGCGGTCGTCGGAAGCGCTCGCGCTCTACCAGGAGACCCGCCACGTCATGATCCGGGAGCTCGGCATCGAGCCGAGTGCCGAGCTGCGCCGCCTCCAGCAGGCGGTGCTCGCTCGCGACCCCGTCCTCGATCTGACAGCCCCGGCGCAGGACGCCGCGCTCGGCGACACCGTCGCCCCGGCCGAGCTGCCCGCCGACACCCGCGCCTTCACGGCCCGCGAGGTCGAGCTCGCCTGGCTCGACAAGGCGCTCACCACCTCGGAACCAGGCACGCCGGCGATCGTCGCCATCGGCGGTGCCGGCGGGATCGGCAAATCCGCGCTGGCCGTACACCTGGCGCACGCCGTCGCCGACCGCTACGCCGACGGCGTTCTCTACCTCGACCTGCACGGCGCCACCGACGGCCTGCGGCCGCTGTCGCCGCTGGAGGCGCTCGGCCGGCTCTTACGCTCGCTCGGCCTGGACGGCTCCGCCGTACCGACCACGGTGGACGAGGCGGCGGCCCGCTACCGATCCCTCACCTCGGCGCGGCACGTGCTGCTCATCCTCGACAACGCCCTCGACACCCGCCAGGTCCGCCCGCTCATCCCCGCCGGATCGGGGTGCGCGGTCGTCATCACGAGCCGGCAGATGCTCACCTCGCTCGACGGCGCGAGCCACCTGAACCTGCCCGGCCTCGACCCGTCCGAGTCCACCGCGCTGCTGGCCCGGATCGCCGGCCCCGGCCGGGTCCACGCCGAGCCGGAGGCCGCCGGACGGATCGTCCGGCTCTGCGGGGGCCTGCCCCTCGCCCTCCGCATCGCGGCGGCGCGGCTGGCCGCCCGCCCCGACTGGACGCTGTCCTACCTCGCCGACAGGCTCGCCGACGCCACCCGCCGCCTGGACACGCTGGAGCACGCCGACCTGGCCGTCCGCGCCGGCATCGCCGTCAGCCTCCAACACCTCCAGGAGGAGCCCGCCGGTCAGGACGCCGCCCACCTGTTCGCCCTGCTCGGCCTCCTCGACACGCCCACCCACACCCCGGCCGCCACCGCCGCGCTCGCCGACCGGCCCGAGTACACGGTGGCGGACGCGCTGGACCGCCTGCTGGACGCCCGGCTGCTCGAATCGGCGGGGCCCGGCCGCTACCGGATGCACGACCTCGTCCGCCTCTACGCCCGCGAGCAAGCGGACGACATCGTCCAGGAGCACGATCGGACGGCCGCCACCCACCGCGCGCTGCACCACTACCTCGCCACAGCCAGAGCGGCCAGCCTTCTGCTCGACCCCACCTCCCCCATCGTCCGGGATCTGCGCGCCGACCAGCCGGGCCTTCGCCTGGACACACCGCAGGAGGCGATCGACTGGATCGAGCTGGAGCGCGACAACCTGATCGCCGTCGCCCGGCAGGCCACCGGCCGCCTCGACGATCCCGGCACGGTCGAAGGCCTCGCCGCCGCCCTCAACAGGCCCTTCAGCCACAGAGGCTGGCTCGCCGAGCTCACCGAGATCCATCACCACGCCCTGCACGTGGCCGCCCGGACCGGTGACTGGGCGGCCCAAGCCCGCGGACACAACCACCTGGGCCTCATCCACAAGAACCAGGGCCGCTTCGAGCCCGCGGTCGAGCACTTCGAACGTGCCCTCACGTGCTGGGATCGAGCGAACCTGCCCCTGCGTAAGGCAGGCACCCTCCACAATCTCGGCACGACCTACGGCAAGCTCGGACGCTTCGACGACGCCCTCGCCACCCAGGACGAGGCGACCGCCGCGGCGACCGCCAGTGGCCTGCGCGACTACCAGGCGATGATCCTCAACGGCCGGGCCGCGGTGCTGATCAGCATGGGCCGGCTGGACGAAGCGATCGACGCCAGCCGGCGAAGCCTGGAGATCTGGGCGGAGTTCGACAATCCCTACGGCGAGGGAACGGCGACCGACACGCTGGCCGACGCCTGCCGACGCGCCGGCAGGCTCGTCGAGGCCGAGGCCGGCTACAGGCGGGCGGTCCACCTCCACCACCAGGCCGGTGCCCGCGCGATGGAGGCCGCTACTCTGTGGGGGCTCGGCGACACCCTGCGCGATCTCGGACGGCGGGACGAGGCCCGGCAGTGCTGGCACCGGTCGGCCCAGATCCTGTGCGATGTCCATCTCCTCACCGAGGAGGAGCTGGAGGTCCTGCTCGCTCAGGACCTCCCGCAAGCTCCCGACCCCGTCAGGCACTTGAGCGCGGGAGCGCGTTGA